From Chloroflexota bacterium, one genomic window encodes:
- a CDS encoding acetyl-CoA hydrolase/transferase family protein: protein MSWVEQYKNKVVSAEEAVKNIQSGNRLFLTGNCSVPKSVLSALVERAPHLEDVEICQALTIGSADYVSPAMEGHLRVNTMFISPNNRKAVQEGRADFSPVLLSEFPLLFKNGHLPLDVALVHLSPPDEHGFCSFGVEVGLSKTPAESARIIIAEVNNQMPRTLGDSFIHVSKLDYIVPVDYDLPELTMGADGPSEIVESIASYIAELIPDGATMQMGIGAIPDAVLKYLFDKKDLGVHTELFSDGVIDLVEAGVLTNAQKTLHTGKIIAGFILGSKKLYNWVHNNPLIEFHRTEYVNDPFVIAKNERMVAVNSAIEVDLTGQVCADSIGPKLYSGVGGQLDFIYGAARSKGGVPIISLPSKAKNFSRIVPLLKHGAGVVTSRNHVHYIVTEYGVANLYGKTIRQRALALINIAHPEFRDELTAQAKELHYI from the coding sequence ATGAGTTGGGTTGAGCAATATAAAAACAAAGTTGTCAGCGCCGAAGAAGCTGTAAAAAACATCCAGTCGGGTAATCGCCTATTCCTGACCGGAAACTGCTCGGTGCCGAAAAGCGTTCTCAGCGCGTTGGTCGAGCGCGCCCCGCATCTCGAAGATGTGGAAATTTGCCAGGCGCTCACAATTGGCTCTGCCGATTATGTCAGCCCGGCGATGGAAGGCCATCTGCGGGTCAACACCATGTTTATCAGCCCCAACAACCGCAAGGCCGTTCAGGAAGGTCGTGCCGATTTTAGCCCCGTATTACTCTCGGAATTTCCCCTGCTTTTCAAAAATGGTCATCTGCCACTGGATGTGGCGCTGGTACATCTCTCGCCGCCCGATGAACATGGTTTTTGCAGTTTCGGCGTGGAAGTTGGTTTGAGTAAAACCCCCGCCGAATCGGCCAGAATTATTATTGCCGAAGTGAATAACCAGATGCCGCGCACACTGGGCGATTCATTCATCCATGTGAGCAAGCTGGATTATATTGTGCCAGTAGATTATGACTTGCCCGAATTGACGATGGGGGCTGATGGACCTTCCGAAATTGTGGAGAGTATCGCCAGCTATATCGCTGAATTGATCCCCGATGGAGCCACCATGCAAATGGGTATTGGCGCGATCCCTGACGCGGTGCTGAAATATCTCTTCGACAAAAAAGATTTGGGCGTTCACACCGAGCTATTCTCGGATGGCGTGATTGATCTGGTTGAAGCCGGTGTGCTCACCAACGCCCAAAAGACGTTACACACCGGCAAGATTATCGCCGGGTTTATCCTGGGTTCCAAGAAACTGTATAACTGGGTGCATAACAACCCCCTGATCGAATTTCACCGCACAGAATACGTCAATGACCCCTTTGTAATTGCCAAAAATGAGCGCATGGTCGCCGTAAACTCGGCCATTGAAGTTGACCTCACCGGGCAGGTATGCGCCGACAGCATTGGCCCCAAGTTATACAGCGGCGTTGGCGGGCAACTGGATTTCATCTACGGGGCGGCGCGCTCAAAGGGCGGTGTGCCTATTATTTCGTTGCCCAGCAAAGCAAAGAATTTTAGCCGTATTGTCCCCCTGCTCAAACATGGCGCAGGAGTAGTTACCAGCCGCAACCATGTCCACTATATTGTCACCGAATACGGCGTTGCCAATCTGTATGGCAAAACCATTCGCCAACGCGCATTGGCGCTGATTAATATCGCACATCCGGAATTTCGGGATGAATTGACCGCGCAAGCGAAGGAATTGCACTATATATAA
- the ald gene encoding alanine dehydrogenase, whose protein sequence is MNICIPRERRDSEFRVGLTPAGVRLLIQAGHTCYIEHEAGVGSGFSDYDYQQAGGQIVYSGEEIFGRADLLLKVARPTDEEFNWMRQGQIIMGFLHLAAGRSEKIDLLLDKQITAVGYEIIQDEEGELPVLIPLSQAGGRMVPQVAATISQNNFGGKGILLGGVPGVPPAEVIILGGGTAGTAAARNFLGLGATVHILDHSLNRLRVLDREFQGRVVTMVSHAFNIEKVCRFADVLVGSVLIPGERAPMLVSREMVKSMRSRSIIIDLAIDQGGCIETSRPTTHSNPIYVEEDIIHYCVPNMTGVLGRTATHALNNASWPIVQMVAEIGIEKSFERNPAILRGVYTHRGEIVHQKMQDSLQGRR, encoded by the coding sequence ATGAATATCTGCATCCCCCGTGAACGCCGCGATTCCGAATTTCGTGTGGGCCTGACCCCGGCAGGCGTGCGACTGCTCATCCAGGCCGGGCATACGTGCTATATTGAACATGAAGCTGGTGTAGGTAGCGGCTTCAGCGACTACGACTACCAACAAGCGGGCGGGCAAATTGTCTATAGCGGCGAAGAAATCTTTGGGCGTGCCGATTTATTGCTCAAAGTGGCTCGCCCAACCGATGAAGAATTTAATTGGATGCGCCAGGGACAAATCATCATGGGTTTCTTGCACCTGGCAGCAGGCCGCTCTGAAAAAATTGATCTGCTGCTGGATAAACAGATTACCGCAGTCGGATATGAGATTATTCAGGATGAAGAGGGCGAATTGCCGGTGCTGATTCCGCTGAGTCAGGCCGGAGGGCGGATGGTGCCCCAGGTGGCAGCCACCATTAGCCAGAATAACTTTGGGGGCAAGGGAATCCTGCTTGGCGGGGTGCCCGGCGTCCCCCCCGCGGAGGTGATTATCCTGGGTGGGGGCACCGCTGGCACCGCGGCGGCGCGCAACTTCCTCGGGCTGGGGGCCACGGTCCACATTCTGGATCATTCACTCAATCGTTTGCGCGTACTGGATCGAGAATTTCAGGGCAGGGTGGTCACAATGGTCTCCCATGCCTTTAACATTGAAAAAGTTTGCCGCTTTGCAGACGTACTGGTTGGCAGCGTGCTAATCCCTGGAGAACGCGCGCCGATGCTGGTCAGCCGTGAAATGGTGAAGTCGATGCGTTCCCGATCCATCATCATCGATCTGGCAATTGATCAGGGTGGCTGCATCGAAACCAGCCGCCCTACCACCCATAGCAACCCCATCTATGTTGAAGAAGACATCATCCATTACTGCGTACCCAATATGACTGGCGTTTTAGGGCGCACCGCGACCCACGCTCTCAACAATGCATCCTGGCCGATTGTTCAGATGGTCGCAGAAATTGGTATCGAAAAATCTTTTGAGCGAAATCCGGCTATTTTGCGAGGCGTGTATACACACCGGGGCGAAATCGTACACCAGAAAATGCAAGATTCGCTGCAAGGAAGACGGTAA
- the pyk gene encoding pyruvate kinase, with protein MNRRAKIVATIGPASQDENSLRQLITAGVNVARINFSHGTHEDHAAVIQRVRRIAEQLDQPLTILQDLQGPKIRTGEIKNGQVELKNGQALTLITEEVEGDANTVSVDYAELPQSVSTGGRILLDDGNLELVVTAVGTNSVETEVLLGGTLKPHKGVNLPGASLNIRTFTTKDQADLKFGLAHKVDTIALSFVRSAEDITHLREIINNLNPERSNTPIIAKLERPEALENLHAIIHAADGVMVARGDLGVEMSPEMVPVAQKEIIQMANRHAKTVITATQMLESMMNSPRPTRAEASDVANAIFDGSDAVMLSGETAVGKYPLKTVEMMASIISTAEAHMREWGHGKIELSQDMPHDNALFITRAAHEMALDKEVAAIAVFTQSGRTARLMSKTRPGVPVLAFTPETETYRRMGLVWGVTPYQVPHADTVEEMLAHVEAAMIAETAIQPGQEVVLLAGFPIGAHGPANFALLHTIGQR; from the coding sequence ATGAACCGTCGCGCAAAAATTGTTGCCACTATTGGTCCTGCCAGCCAGGATGAAAACTCGCTGCGCCAGCTCATCACAGCCGGGGTAAATGTAGCCCGTATTAATTTTTCGCACGGCACACATGAAGACCACGCTGCGGTTATTCAGCGGGTGCGGCGTATCGCAGAGCAGCTCGATCAACCGCTGACAATCCTGCAAGACCTGCAAGGTCCCAAAATCCGCACGGGGGAAATTAAAAACGGGCAAGTTGAACTTAAAAACGGCCAAGCGTTGACATTGATAACGGAAGAAGTTGAAGGCGATGCAAACACGGTTTCAGTGGATTATGCTGAACTTCCGCAAAGCGTTTCAACCGGGGGGCGGATTCTGCTCGATGATGGCAACCTTGAATTGGTAGTTACAGCCGTGGGAACAAATTCGGTAGAGACGGAGGTGCTCCTCGGGGGCACGCTCAAACCCCATAAAGGAGTCAACCTGCCCGGAGCGAGTCTGAACATCCGCACATTTACCACGAAAGACCAGGCCGATCTGAAATTCGGCCTGGCACACAAGGTGGATACCATCGCGCTCTCATTTGTGCGTTCTGCTGAAGATATTACCCACCTACGCGAAATAATCAACAACCTGAATCCAGAACGCAGTAACACGCCCATTATCGCCAAGCTGGAACGCCCAGAAGCGCTGGAAAATCTACACGCTATCATCCACGCCGCCGATGGGGTCATGGTGGCGCGCGGCGACCTGGGGGTGGAGATGTCCCCGGAAATGGTCCCCGTCGCACAGAAAGAGATCATCCAAATGGCGAACCGCCACGCCAAAACCGTCATCACGGCCACGCAAATGCTTGAATCGATGATGAATTCGCCGCGCCCCACGCGTGCCGAGGCTTCGGATGTTGCCAACGCCATTTTTGATGGTAGTGATGCGGTGATGCTCTCTGGGGAGACGGCAGTGGGTAAATATCCGCTAAAAACCGTGGAAATGATGGCCTCAATTATTTCTACGGCGGAGGCGCATATGCGCGAGTGGGGGCATGGCAAAATTGAACTGAGCCAGGATATGCCCCATGATAATGCCCTATTTATTACGCGGGCAGCGCATGAGATGGCATTAGATAAAGAGGTAGCTGCGATTGCTGTGTTCACACAGAGTGGCCGCACGGCGCGCCTGATGTCAAAGACGAGACCCGGTGTGCCGGTGTTGGCTTTCACCCCCGAGACGGAAACCTATCGGCGCATGGGGTTAGTGTGGGGTGTGACCCCTTACCAGGTGCCGCACGCCGATACCGTGGAGGAAATGCTGG